A stretch of the Aegilops tauschii subsp. strangulata cultivar AL8/78 chromosome 4, Aet v6.0, whole genome shotgun sequence genome encodes the following:
- the LOC109749028 gene encoding trihelix transcription factor GTL1: MQQPADMPPFSPAGWRGPAGAPSPISSRPPAPAPAPAQQHQHQQQMDEQHGGAAVSGSGSGSVDGGEEGERGGSSSAAGGNRWPRQETLALLKIRSEMDAAFREAALKGPLWEQVSRRLAEMGHTRSAKKCREKFENVDKYYRRTKDGRTGRGDGKTYRFFTELEALHGASAAHHPQPAHVAVAPPAAPAASTIGAYSGVPSAPRVLAPELSPPPLLLTQQPVPTEAAACLTTTTAAVGDASFSDDSDGEDTDETADGGKRKRRGGSWGHGGKAMRFFEGLMRQVMERQEAMQSRLLEAIERRDQDRMIREEAWRRQEVARLAREQDALAQERAVAASRDAAVVSFIQRITGQIVPVHAPPSSFPAKPAATVTSVKPPPLQPTPVASVAPAPPTPRPPVQAQPNVTTPMRTQPQTPPPQPHATPTATEPQPQTPQTQSKEIVVHAPEQLPVDMAGGCTGGASPSRWPKAEVHALIQLRTEMETRYQDTAPKGPLWEDISVGMRRLGYNRSSKRCKEKWENINKYFKKVKESSRKRPEDSKTCPYFHQLDALYRTKALASSSSSSGVHAPALAPAPSPARVEPAAVTVLSPVPLSSQTPPPAAQHVEHGAKNVITNGNGHGNGNGAAMQVKASNGSGAAAMFPSPVHAAGNAGNNNGTATNKLELKQEGIAKETAPVQPAVAMNHSYGRNDRRDVYDLDSDSMDEDEEDDFDDDDDDEEDDDAVPGGRNINMPPAQYDAHFLQRQHQQQQHQNHNHNVVRPNAANGSGNPPAGNAAASSAAAATSGTPFLAMVQ, translated from the exons ATGCAGCAACCGGCCGACATGCCGCCCTTCTCCCCGGCCGGCTGGCGTGGGCCCGCCGGGGCGCCCTCGCCCATCAGCAGCCGCCCGCCCGCGCCGGCTCCGGCGCCAGCACAGCAACACCAGCACCAGCAGCAGATGGACGAGCAGCACGGGGGGGCCGCGGTGAGCGGGTCTGGCTCGGGGAGCgtggacggcggcgaggaaggcgagCGCGGCGGGTCGTCGTCGGCGGCGGGCGGCAACCGGTGGCCGCGGCAGGAGACGCTGGCGCTGCTCAAGATCCGGTCCGAGATGGACGCCGCCTTCCGGGAGGCCGCCCTCAAAGGCCCGCTATGGGAACAAGTCTCCAG GCGGCTGGCGGAGATGGGGCACACGAGGAGCGCCAAGAAGTGCCGCGAGAAATTCGAGAACGTCGACAAGTACTACCGCCGCACCAAGGACGGCCGCACCGGCCGTGGCGACGGCAAGACCTACCGCTTCTTCACCGAGCTCGAGGCGCTCCACGGCGCCTCCGCAGCGCACCACCCGCAGCCTGCTCACGTGGCCGTGGCGCCACCGGCCGCCCCAGCCGCGAGCACAATTGGCGCGTACTCCGGCGTGCCCTCGGCGCCGCGTGTCCTCGCTCCAGAGCTGTCTCCGCCGCCTCTTCTCCTAACGCAACAGCCGGTGCCTACCGAGGCGGCTGCATGCCTgacgacaacgacggcggcggtgggcgaCGCGAGCTTCTCTGATGACTCGGACGGGGAGGACACGGACGAGACGGCCGACGGCGGCAAGCGCAAGCGGCGGGGCGGGAGCTGGGGCCATGGCGGCAAGGCCATGAGGTTCTTCGAGGGGCTGATGCGGCAGGTCATGGAGCGGCAGGAGGCCATGCAGAGCCGCCTCCTGGAGGCCATCGAGCGGCGCGACCAGGACCGCATGATCCGCGAGGAGGCCTGGCGCcggcaggaggtggcgcgcctcGCACGCGAGCAGGACGCGCTCGCGCAGGAGCGCGCCGTGGCCGCCTCCCGCGACGCCGCCGTCGTGTCCTTCATCCAGAGGATCACCGGGCAGATCGTCCCCGTGCACGCGCCGCCATCGTCCTTCCCCGCAAAGCCGGCCGCCACCGTCACCTCGGTCAAACCGCCGCCGTTGCAGCCGACGCCCGTCGCCTCCGTGGCACCTGCACCTCCCACGCCACGGCCGCCGGTTCAGGCGCAGCCGAACGTGACTACGCCAATGAGAACACAACCGCagacgccgccgccgcagccacaCGCAACGCCGACGGCGACAGAGCCACAGCCACAGACGCCGCAGACACAGAGCAAGGAGATTGTCGTCCACGCGCCGGAGCAGCTGCCGGTGGACATGGCTGGCGGGTGTACTGGCGGCGCGTCGCCGTCTCGGTGGCCGAAGGCGGAGGTGCACGCGCTGATCCAGCTGCGGACGGAGATGGAGACGCGGTACCAGGACACGGCGCCCAAGGGCCCGCTGTGGGAGGACATCTCGGTGGGGATGCGGCGGCTGGGCTACAACCGGAGCTCCAAGCGGTGCAAGGAGAAGTGGGAGAACATCAACAAGTACTTCAAGAAGGTCAAGGAGAGCAGCCGGAAGCGCCCCGAGGACTCCAAGACCTGCCCCTACTTCCACCAGCTCGACGCGCTCTACCGCACCAAGGCGCTcgcatcctcctcctcctcctccggcgtccATGCGCCCGCGCTTGCACCAGCGCCATCCCCGGCTCGCGTGGAGCCCGCCGCGGTCACCGTGCTTTCGCCGGTGCCGCTGTCTTCCCAGACGCCGCCACCTGCGGCGCAGCACGTCGAGCACGGGGCCAAGAACGTGATCACCAACGGCAACGGCCATGGGAACGGGAACGGCGCGGCCATGCAAGTGAAGGCGAGCAACGGCTCCGGTGCTGCGGCGATGTTCCCCTCCCCCGTCCATGCCGCAGGCAACGCCGGCAACAACAACGGCACGGCGACGAACAAACTG GAACTGAAGCAAGAAGGCATCGCGAAGGAGACGGCACCGGTGCAGCCGGCCGTGGCCATGAACCACAGCTACGGGCGCAACGACAGGAGGGACGTCTACGACCTGGACAGCGACAGCAtggacgaggacgaggaggacgacttcgacgacgacgacgacgatgaggaAGACGACGACGCCGTCCCCGGCGGCCGCAACATCAACATGCCGCCGGCGCAGTACGACGCCCACTTCCTCCAAAGGCAGCATCAGCAGCAACAACATCAGAACCACAACCACAACGTCGTCCGGCCCAACGCGGCGAACGGCAGCGGCAACCCGCCGGCGGGCAACGCGGCAGCTTCGTCGGCAGCGGCGGCAACAAGTGGGACGCCATTCCTGGCCATGGTCCAGTGA